In Desulfosediminicola ganghwensis, a single window of DNA contains:
- a CDS encoding DegT/DnrJ/EryC1/StrS family aminotransferase: protein MPGFEIFGEEEKKEILEVLDTGVLFRYEFPEQRKGIYKVKQFEENFASYCGTSHAQAVTSGSTALKVALTALGVGPGDEVITQGFTFVATWEAIFEVGAVPVFTEVDETMNMDPEDLKNKITDKTACIIPVHMLGAQANVEEIVKIAAEHNIPVLEDTAQATGGHIGGKYLGTFGSCGTFSFDSVKTMTTGEGGMIITGDEELWRTMSEYHDHGHDHIPNPGARGGEGRRFIGFNYRMMEIQGAIGIAQLAKLPYMIEAQKKTKSRLLETIAEIPGSGVRKLMDPEGDTATFCCFTLQDREQCSRVNEVLRAEGFGAINFAENTWHFYPAWEHILAGSTPIKSGWPFAEPGGKRRVVYDPTALPKSAELIGRTLVYPVPVKMPEDRLDAMCNALRKAKNA, encoded by the coding sequence ATGCCAGGTTTTGAAATATTTGGTGAAGAAGAGAAGAAAGAGATCCTTGAAGTTCTCGATACCGGTGTTCTGTTTCGTTATGAGTTCCCGGAACAGCGTAAAGGTATATACAAGGTAAAGCAGTTTGAGGAAAACTTTGCCAGCTACTGCGGCACCAGCCATGCCCAGGCGGTTACATCCGGCTCCACCGCGCTGAAAGTAGCCCTTACCGCTCTTGGCGTCGGGCCTGGAGATGAGGTTATCACCCAGGGTTTTACCTTTGTAGCAACCTGGGAAGCGATTTTTGAAGTAGGTGCTGTACCGGTATTTACTGAGGTTGACGAGACCATGAATATGGATCCGGAAGACCTGAAAAATAAAATTACCGATAAAACCGCATGTATCATTCCAGTCCATATGCTTGGCGCTCAGGCAAATGTGGAGGAAATCGTCAAGATTGCAGCGGAGCATAATATACCTGTACTTGAAGACACTGCTCAAGCCACTGGCGGACATATTGGCGGCAAGTATCTCGGTACTTTCGGCAGCTGCGGTACCTTCTCATTCGACTCTGTTAAGACCATGACCACCGGTGAAGGTGGAATGATCATTACTGGTGATGAAGAACTTTGGCGTACCATGTCTGAGTACCACGATCATGGCCATGACCACATTCCCAACCCTGGTGCACGTGGCGGTGAGGGACGTCGTTTCATTGGTTTCAATTACCGTATGATGGAAATCCAGGGTGCAATCGGCATTGCTCAGTTGGCAAAATTGCCTTACATGATCGAAGCTCAGAAAAAGACCAAGTCCCGGTTGCTTGAAACAATCGCTGAAATTCCAGGGTCAGGCGTTAGAAAGCTCATGGATCCTGAAGGTGATACAGCAACGTTCTGCTGTTTTACTCTGCAGGATCGTGAACAGTGTTCCAGAGTGAATGAGGTTCTCCGTGCTGAAGGCTTTGGTGCAATCAACTTCGCAGAGAATACCTGGCATTTCTACCCGGCATGGGAACACATTCTGGCAGGTTCCACCCCGATAAAGTCTGGTTGGCCTTTTGCTGAGCCAGGCGGTAAGCGCAGGGTTGTCTATGATCCAACAGCATTGCCGAAATCTGCTGAACTCATTGGCAGAACCCTCGTATATCCGGTTCCTGTCAAGATGCCCGAAGACAGACTCGATGCAATGTGTAATGCGCTGAGAAAAGCGAAAAACGCCTGA
- a CDS encoding YfgM family protein, with protein MSGPSAYEKKYVDPKDQSQVEGLLEHFNLPPKVIRFLRENKRQIQIALAVTLIAIVTVSLYGSYKEKRVEKAASALTLAEKETGDAQIAAFEKVASEFDDTASGVWAKVELAHLEMREKNYDSAAQKYSDVSKGLKADSPLYPLTLVGLAEAYEAQQKYDESYAAFESLKTVNGYELTAYAGMARIHETRGEFDQAMGIYGQYLAVIGEEPGLDAQRAYVDEKIARIKAQQ; from the coding sequence ATGTCTGGTCCGAGCGCTTATGAAAAGAAATATGTAGACCCTAAAGATCAAAGTCAGGTTGAGGGACTGCTTGAACATTTCAATCTTCCTCCGAAAGTGATCCGTTTCCTGCGGGAAAACAAACGTCAGATACAGATCGCCCTTGCTGTAACTCTAATCGCAATTGTTACAGTGTCACTTTATGGGTCTTACAAGGAGAAGCGTGTTGAAAAAGCTGCATCTGCTCTTACGCTTGCCGAGAAAGAAACAGGCGATGCTCAAATCGCAGCATTTGAGAAAGTTGCGTCCGAGTTCGATGATACCGCATCCGGTGTATGGGCCAAGGTCGAATTGGCTCATCTTGAGATGAGAGAAAAAAATTATGATTCTGCCGCCCAGAAATATAGTGATGTCAGCAAAGGGTTGAAAGCAGATAGTCCACTGTATCCGCTTACCTTGGTTGGACTTGCTGAAGCTTACGAGGCTCAGCAGAAATATGACGAGTCCTATGCCGCTTTTGAATCACTCAAAACTGTTAACGGCTATGAGCTGACAGCCTATGCGGGAATGGCACGTATACATGAGACTCGAGGAGAGTTCGACCAGGCTATGGGCATCTATGGCCAATATCTTGCCGTGATAGGCGAGGAACCAGGTCTCGATGCTCAAAGAGCGTATGTAGATGAAAAAATTGCAAGAATCAAGGCACAGCAGTGA
- a CDS encoding cobyrinate a,c-diamide synthase encodes MVNSGRSEFLIGATKSGSGKTLITLGILAALAKRGIDVQPFKCGPDFIDPTLHQLVVPRPSINLDLQMMGEEGCRNSHHFYAADAEAVVVEGVMGLFDGGLASSAALAKSLDIQVLLIVDVRSAAESVAAVVKGFETYSPDTRLLGVICNRVGSSRHRQLIEDAISASCQTPILGFFPRDVDFEMPSRHLGLHMGHEIDQDQRRMEKLIQTVEDSIDLDKLLELSLKKNPITPDLRADDSQVQQNTKPRLAVARDEAFCFYYPENIRIFEECGFEIVNFSPLHDNALPDDIAGIYLGGGYPELYAQQLSANISMRNIIRNWADDGKFIYGECGGFMYMTDDIVDHDGRLHEMAGIFPVSVVMKKRLSRLGYRSPELVTDCLLGDGGEQFFGHEFHYSDIVDRADELEFLYTLADGRKEGCKRAQAYGSYIHLHFARNVKSIKKLLEELEVNRAKRG; translated from the coding sequence ATGGTGAATTCCGGCAGATCCGAATTTCTGATAGGTGCGACCAAAAGTGGATCAGGCAAGACCTTAATAACCCTGGGCATATTGGCAGCACTGGCAAAGCGGGGGATAGATGTACAGCCGTTCAAGTGCGGGCCGGACTTTATCGATCCGACTCTGCATCAACTCGTTGTGCCGAGGCCATCAATCAATCTCGATTTGCAGATGATGGGGGAGGAGGGGTGTCGTAACTCCCACCACTTTTATGCTGCTGATGCCGAGGCCGTGGTTGTTGAAGGGGTAATGGGGTTATTCGATGGGGGACTGGCCAGCTCTGCGGCTTTGGCAAAATCACTGGATATCCAGGTGTTGCTAATCGTCGATGTGCGCTCAGCAGCCGAGAGTGTGGCCGCTGTGGTTAAAGGTTTCGAAACGTATAGTCCTGACACCAGGTTACTCGGGGTGATATGCAACAGGGTTGGGTCGAGCAGGCATCGTCAGTTAATAGAAGACGCGATTTCGGCCTCGTGCCAGACTCCGATTCTTGGTTTTTTCCCAAGAGATGTCGATTTTGAAATGCCATCACGGCATCTTGGTCTGCATATGGGGCATGAAATAGACCAGGATCAGCGACGAATGGAAAAGTTGATCCAGACAGTAGAGGATTCAATTGATTTAGACAAATTACTTGAACTTTCTCTGAAAAAAAATCCTATCACCCCTGATCTTCGCGCGGATGATTCGCAGGTTCAACAAAATACCAAACCTCGCCTCGCTGTAGCCAGGGACGAGGCGTTTTGTTTCTACTACCCTGAGAATATAAGAATATTTGAAGAGTGCGGCTTCGAGATAGTAAATTTCAGTCCGTTACATGATAACGCACTGCCTGATGATATTGCGGGTATCTATCTTGGCGGCGGATATCCCGAGCTGTACGCCCAGCAGTTGTCTGCAAATATTTCTATGAGAAATATTATCAGAAACTGGGCAGATGATGGTAAGTTCATATACGGTGAATGTGGTGGATTTATGTATATGACCGATGATATTGTCGATCACGATGGCCGGTTACATGAAATGGCTGGGATTTTCCCAGTATCAGTCGTGATGAAGAAGCGTCTGTCCAGACTTGGCTATCGTAGCCCGGAGCTGGTAACAGATTGTTTGCTTGGCGATGGTGGCGAGCAATTTTTCGGTCATGAATTTCACTACTCAGACATTGTCGATCGGGCAGATGAACTCGAGTTTTTGTACACATTAGCTGATGGCAGGAAAGAAGGGTGCAAGAGGGCTCAAGCCTATGGCAGTTATATTCACCTCCATTTTGCCCGTAATGTTAAGAGTATAAAAAAACTTCTGGAAGAGCTGGAAGTTAATCGAGCAAAGCGTGGATAA
- the panC gene encoding pantoate--beta-alanine ligase, which produces MRIVRTTKELQQQANQWRSNGLTIGLVPTMGFFHEGHLSLMREARRKCDRVITTLFVNPMQFGPNEDLDSYPRSFERDQQMAEGEGVDLLFCPDPSEMYGEQFQTKISLDKVSQGLCGADRPGHFDGVATVVTKLFNLAKPHKAVFGQKDFQQLALIRQLVADLNFDIEIIGHPIVREEDGLAMSSRNKYLDANERKIAVCLSQAIGQAKKMLADAGGSLPAQEIITMAESMIEQHPECSVEYVSIVHQSTLRPMEIADGESVLAMAMKVNNKVRLIDNSPLC; this is translated from the coding sequence GTGAGAATTGTTCGCACAACCAAAGAGCTTCAGCAGCAGGCAAACCAATGGCGAAGTAATGGTTTAACGATTGGTTTGGTTCCAACCATGGGCTTTTTCCACGAAGGTCATCTGTCGCTCATGCGTGAGGCGCGAAGAAAGTGTGACCGTGTCATTACTACGCTCTTTGTCAACCCCATGCAGTTTGGTCCGAATGAAGATCTTGACTCATATCCTAGAAGCTTTGAGCGGGATCAGCAAATGGCTGAAGGTGAGGGTGTCGATCTGCTCTTTTGCCCTGATCCGAGCGAAATGTATGGTGAGCAATTCCAGACAAAGATCAGCCTGGACAAGGTTTCGCAAGGACTATGCGGCGCAGATCGTCCAGGGCACTTTGATGGTGTCGCAACAGTTGTCACCAAGCTATTTAATTTGGCCAAGCCGCACAAAGCAGTATTTGGACAGAAAGATTTTCAACAACTTGCCTTGATTCGACAACTGGTAGCTGATTTAAATTTTGATATAGAAATCATTGGTCATCCTATCGTTCGTGAAGAGGATGGCCTGGCAATGAGTTCGAGAAACAAGTATCTGGACGCCAATGAGCGCAAGATCGCTGTGTGTCTGTCCCAGGCGATCGGTCAAGCGAAGAAGATGCTTGCCGATGCAGGTGGAAGTCTGCCGGCTCAGGAAATCATCACTATGGCAGAAAGCATGATAGAGCAACATCCGGAGTGTTCTGTCGAGTATGTCAGCATTGTGCATCAGAGCACCCTGCGTCCGATGGAAATCGCCGATGGTGAAAGCGTTCTCGCTATGGCCATGAAGGTCAATAATAAAGTTCGTCTGATCGATAACTCACCTCTTTGTTGA
- a CDS encoding precorrin-8X methylmutase: MVRLQNVLPSEIEAESFRIIESEFFEQTGKKITDYSEPEFRVLQRVIHATGDFALVDTIVFQHDPITAAISAIRSGGNVLTDVNMVSSGVSKVNLDRFGGKVYCGVSDPEVAVYAKDKGITRSDAAMQLYHDRNIAVLAIGNAPTALVSALKLIDEGHFKPGVIVGVPVGFVNAAESKEMLKERAVPAITVSGRRGGSPIAAAITNALLKLALLD; the protein is encoded by the coding sequence ATGGTACGCCTTCAGAATGTATTGCCGTCAGAGATAGAAGCTGAAAGCTTCAGGATAATCGAATCTGAATTTTTTGAGCAGACAGGAAAAAAAATAACTGATTATTCAGAACCAGAATTCAGGGTGTTACAGAGGGTCATCCATGCAACCGGTGATTTCGCTCTGGTAGATACGATAGTCTTTCAGCATGATCCGATTACTGCCGCGATTTCCGCCATTCGATCTGGTGGTAACGTTCTCACTGATGTAAACATGGTTTCCAGCGGTGTGAGCAAGGTGAACCTGGATAGGTTTGGTGGCAAGGTGTATTGCGGGGTAAGTGACCCTGAGGTCGCTGTATATGCGAAAGATAAAGGGATAACCAGATCGGATGCGGCGATGCAGCTCTATCACGACAGAAACATAGCCGTGTTGGCTATCGGCAATGCCCCGACTGCGCTCGTCTCAGCCCTCAAGCTTATTGATGAAGGACATTTCAAACCTGGCGTTATTGTTGGGGTTCCTGTGGGTTTTGTTAATGCTGCGGAGTCTAAGGAGATGCTGAAAGAGAGAGCAGTTCCTGCTATTACCGTGTCCGGTAGAAGAGGGGGAAGCCCCATAGCTGCGGCTATCACCAACGCTTTATTGAAACTCGCTCTCCTGGATTAA
- a CDS encoding cell wall hydrolase: MSILEGLLWLTLNVYHEARSEPQVGQVAIVHVTLNRAKEQNMPIKAVVTQPYQFSWTFQKASYVPNDTKAFMQCLQSVYVALQTADITNGATHYHLDTITPYWAKQYTYVDQFGSHKFYK, from the coding sequence GTGTCTATTCTTGAAGGCCTACTATGGCTGACCCTTAACGTCTATCATGAAGCTCGCTCAGAGCCACAGGTTGGGCAGGTCGCAATAGTTCATGTAACCTTGAACCGGGCCAAAGAGCAAAACATGCCGATCAAAGCAGTGGTAACTCAGCCATACCAGTTTAGCTGGACATTCCAGAAGGCATCCTACGTACCTAACGACACCAAGGCTTTCATGCAGTGCTTACAATCTGTATATGTTGCCCTGCAAACGGCCGACATCACCAATGGTGCCACACATTACCACCTGGATACCATCACCCCCTACTGGGCAAAACAATACACCTATGTTGACCAGTTCGGATCGCATAAGTTTTACAAGTAG
- the cbiB gene encoding adenosylcobinamide-phosphate synthase CbiB: MLFSLQFMGSMLLDFIFGDPRSIPHPVRGIGWLCTSYETVTRAIFGNARSAGTVAFLLVLLSTVAIVTALLMFIHSFSIWAEAVASVLVLYSSVACRDLQRHSMEVYNALTGGASIEISRQKVACIVGRDTASLDEAGVSRATVETVAENLVDGVTAPVFFAILFSALPLDGILSPIALAAIGAYFYKAINTMDSMYGYKNERYIKFGTVAARVDDCVNFIPARITGVILVVTAWLLRLDAKASWRVLLRDRLQHSSPNAGHPEAAVAGALGIQLGGTSDYFGKAVHKPTIGDAVRAVSPRDIQLTNRIMFVSSFLFVVLFLALRYWIVQW; encoded by the coding sequence ATGCTTTTTTCTTTGCAATTCATGGGCAGTATGCTGCTCGACTTTATTTTTGGTGACCCAAGGTCAATCCCGCACCCGGTACGCGGGATTGGCTGGTTGTGCACCAGTTATGAGACTGTCACCAGGGCGATATTTGGCAATGCCCGTTCTGCGGGAACTGTAGCATTTCTGCTCGTGCTGTTAAGCACCGTAGCGATTGTTACAGCCTTGCTGATGTTTATCCATTCATTCTCCATCTGGGCAGAGGCCGTCGCTTCGGTATTGGTATTGTACAGCAGTGTTGCCTGTCGGGACCTGCAAAGACACAGCATGGAAGTCTATAATGCTCTGACTGGAGGTGCATCAATTGAAATTTCCAGGCAGAAAGTAGCCTGTATAGTCGGCAGGGATACCGCATCACTCGATGAAGCCGGAGTCAGCCGGGCCACAGTCGAGACTGTGGCGGAGAATCTGGTGGATGGCGTGACGGCACCGGTATTTTTCGCAATACTGTTCAGCGCGTTGCCCCTGGACGGGATACTCTCTCCAATCGCACTTGCCGCCATAGGGGCCTATTTTTATAAGGCAATCAATACTATGGACTCCATGTATGGCTATAAAAATGAGCGGTATATCAAGTTTGGCACGGTGGCTGCCAGAGTCGATGATTGCGTAAATTTTATACCAGCCAGAATTACCGGTGTAATTCTGGTCGTTACCGCCTGGTTGCTGAGGCTCGATGCAAAAGCGAGCTGGCGGGTGTTGTTGCGGGACAGACTCCAGCATTCAAGCCCGAATGCCGGCCATCCTGAAGCCGCCGTGGCAGGTGCCCTGGGGATTCAGCTTGGCGGCACCTCCGACTATTTCGGTAAGGCGGTGCACAAGCCGACTATCGGCGATGCAGTACGAGCTGTCTCGCCACGGGATATACAATTGACAAACAGGATTATGTTCGTGTCATCATTTCTGTTTGTCGTACTCTTTTTAGCTCTTCGATATTGGATTGTACAATGGTGA
- the xseA gene encoding exodeoxyribonuclease VII large subunit, with amino-acid sequence MQIEPHATVRTVTQITTEIKLMLEGQYRFIAVGGEISNLRTPFSGHHYFTLKDENAQIRAVMFKGQQRYLAEKLRDGQQVICRGRISVYEPRGEYQLIVDTIDHHGLGVLQMQFAALKKKLSEEGLFDVSSKKLLPDFPQKIVVVTSPTGAAIQDFLKICKQRKTSAHIQVYPVAVQGDKAAGEIARALSVINRKIPCDMIVLCRGGGSLEDLWAFNEEIVARAIYASRLPVLTGIGHEIDTTIADLCADVRAATPTGAAEMIISDSEQLGLQLLAARNRLRRTISNSISQLAGQVQHQSRVLANFHNRLETLSLRVDLSTEKFQRAGYRFFNERERHLKDLNQRLNHQAPLNQIALQQQRLGHLHNNLTQHIQRILQKNRNSLAKSAALLQGVSPLSTLARGYSIVQKKDERTGESTTINSAKQVTIGENVNVLLHEGELLCEVLAKTES; translated from the coding sequence ATGCAAATTGAACCTCACGCTACAGTACGCACCGTCACACAGATTACAACTGAAATCAAGCTGATGCTTGAAGGGCAATACCGATTTATTGCTGTTGGCGGAGAAATCTCCAACCTACGTACACCCTTCTCAGGTCACCATTATTTCACCTTAAAAGATGAAAATGCACAGATCCGTGCGGTTATGTTTAAAGGGCAGCAGAGATACCTTGCCGAAAAATTGCGTGATGGCCAGCAGGTTATTTGCCGGGGTAGAATCTCTGTGTACGAGCCAAGGGGAGAGTACCAGCTTATTGTCGACACCATCGACCATCACGGTCTTGGTGTATTGCAGATGCAGTTTGCAGCACTGAAGAAAAAACTCTCTGAGGAAGGGCTATTTGATGTGAGTTCCAAAAAGCTTCTTCCCGATTTTCCACAAAAGATCGTTGTCGTTACCTCCCCTACCGGTGCCGCCATCCAGGATTTTCTTAAAATCTGCAAACAACGCAAAACCAGCGCACATATTCAAGTGTATCCTGTAGCTGTGCAGGGTGATAAGGCTGCCGGGGAGATCGCCCGTGCACTATCTGTAATTAACAGGAAAATCCCTTGCGACATGATTGTGCTCTGCCGGGGGGGCGGCTCTCTGGAGGACCTCTGGGCCTTTAATGAAGAAATCGTCGCCAGGGCAATTTATGCCTCCCGCCTTCCTGTGCTCACCGGGATTGGCCACGAAATTGACACGACCATAGCTGATCTCTGTGCTGATGTACGAGCCGCGACTCCAACCGGTGCGGCTGAAATGATCATCTCCGACAGTGAACAACTAGGCCTTCAATTACTGGCGGCGCGAAACAGGCTTCGCAGAACTATCAGCAACTCTATTTCACAACTTGCCGGACAGGTACAACACCAGTCACGGGTATTGGCCAACTTCCACAACAGACTTGAAACACTCTCGCTCAGGGTCGACCTGTCGACAGAGAAATTCCAGAGAGCTGGATATCGATTTTTTAATGAGAGAGAGCGGCACCTGAAGGATCTCAACCAAAGGCTGAATCACCAGGCTCCATTAAACCAGATTGCTCTGCAACAGCAGAGACTCGGGCATTTACATAACAATCTCACCCAGCACATACAAAGAATTCTTCAGAAAAACCGGAACTCTCTGGCTAAATCCGCTGCCCTTTTGCAAGGCGTTAGTCCACTGTCTACCCTGGCCAGAGGATACAGTATCGTTCAAAAAAAGGATGAAAGAACAGGGGAATCAACCACCATCAATTCGGCAAAACAAGTAACCATTGGAGAAAACGTCAACGTACTGCTCCATGAGGGAGAACTTCTCTGCGAGGTTTTGGCGAAGACGGAAAGTTGA
- the lpxK gene encoding tetraacyldisaccharide 4'-kinase, producing the protein MKPLQLFYFLGIPFSPLYGMAMKIRSLLYSKNVLKTSRLSIPVISVGNLTMGGSGKTPTVQMLSRFLQKSGFTVGVISRGYGGKANKDINVVSDGTNILLPAEEAGDEPFMLAQSVPGLRVVTGKKRSIPAQYAQDHLKCDVLILDDGFQHMAVHRDLDIVLFNATTLAGNNRVFPAGDLREPKSALQRADIFLLTGVTDANRENSLAFKHKLTAEFPNTPVFTTQNSVDGVYDQNNNVLNVSDYASVSPLYALSGIANPERFIQLLTNSDICLSGHTALKDHTEYNSELIAKISQKALSSGAQGIITTHKDLVKMENLAPGLPLYCLKISAQPSGGFYDYIATRLSLPLSKG; encoded by the coding sequence ATGAAGCCTCTTCAGCTTTTTTACTTTCTTGGTATTCCGTTCAGCCCGCTTTACGGGATGGCAATGAAGATTCGCTCTCTCTTGTATAGCAAAAACGTTTTGAAAACTTCCAGACTTTCCATCCCGGTCATTTCTGTGGGCAACCTCACAATGGGTGGCAGCGGCAAAACACCAACTGTTCAAATGTTATCGCGCTTTCTGCAGAAAAGTGGCTTTACAGTTGGAGTTATCAGTAGAGGGTATGGAGGGAAAGCGAATAAAGACATCAATGTCGTATCAGACGGTACCAATATCTTATTGCCCGCCGAAGAAGCCGGTGACGAGCCATTCATGCTCGCTCAATCGGTGCCGGGTCTGAGGGTTGTTACAGGAAAAAAACGCTCTATCCCAGCGCAATACGCTCAGGATCACCTTAAGTGCGATGTTCTCATATTAGATGACGGGTTTCAGCACATGGCAGTCCACCGAGATCTTGACATCGTACTGTTTAACGCAACCACCTTGGCTGGCAATAACCGGGTTTTTCCGGCAGGTGATCTCAGGGAACCAAAATCCGCTCTCCAGCGGGCTGATATCTTCCTGCTCACAGGTGTAACAGATGCAAACCGTGAGAATTCTTTGGCATTCAAGCACAAGCTCACAGCCGAATTCCCGAACACCCCGGTATTCACTACACAAAACAGCGTTGATGGCGTATATGACCAGAATAACAACGTCTTGAATGTATCAGATTACGCCTCAGTCAGCCCTCTCTACGCCTTGAGCGGAATTGCCAACCCGGAAAGATTCATTCAACTCCTTACTAACAGCGACATTTGCCTGTCAGGTCACACTGCCCTGAAAGACCACACAGAGTACAATAGCGAACTCATTGCAAAGATCTCTCAAAAAGCGCTGTCCAGTGGTGCACAAGGAATCATCACGACGCACAAGGATCTGGTAAAGATGGAAAATCTTGCACCTGGACTACCACTCTACTGCCTGAAAATTTCTGCACAGCCATCAGGTGGTTTTTATGATTATATAGCTACCAGGCTCTCATTACCCTTGAGTAAAGGATGA
- a CDS encoding secondary thiamine-phosphate synthase enzyme YjbQ, producing MKSYFKELTFNVPSRRGLINITPEVEACLAESGITEGLLLCNAMHITASVFINDDESGLHHDYEVWLEKLAPHAPVEQYRHNGYEDNADAHMKRQIMGREVVVAVTGGKLHFGTWEQIFYGEFDGRRPKRVLVKIIGE from the coding sequence GTGAAATCATATTTTAAGGAGTTGACCTTTAACGTGCCATCGAGGAGAGGTCTTATCAATATTACGCCTGAGGTTGAAGCGTGTTTGGCTGAAAGTGGCATTACCGAAGGTCTGCTGCTTTGCAATGCTATGCACATTACAGCGTCAGTCTTCATTAATGATGATGAGAGTGGACTGCATCATGATTATGAGGTCTGGCTTGAGAAACTTGCACCTCATGCACCTGTTGAACAATATCGACATAATGGCTACGAGGATAATGCCGACGCGCATATGAAGAGACAGATAATGGGTCGCGAGGTTGTGGTAGCTGTTACGGGTGGCAAATTACATTTCGGCACTTGGGAGCAGATATTCTACGGGGAATTTGATGGTAGAAGACCAAAGAGGGTGCTGGTAAAAATAATCGGAGAGTAA
- the lpxC gene encoding UDP-3-O-acyl-N-acetylglucosamine deacetylase, translating into MSLSLDPYQYTLKKTVSCCGVGLHTGRTVNLTIKPAPADNGIRFFRSDLAPGKPIRAHMDKIVDTRLATTIGEENHTISTTEHLMAALHGYGIDNADIEIDAGEVPIMDGSAEPFFAIIKNSGKQRQGSLRKILRITSPIHYTDGDKKLTISPFNGLKITGEIQFDDEFIQTQKFSIDLTKDRFDKEIVRARTFGYVEQVEELWANGLALGGTLDNVIAIHWNRKSILNEDGLRFDNEFIRHKVLDLVGDIALLGCPVLGHIEAYKAGHTQHLGLMQAIVDSPECWELVELSHNGTQSVFNDVFHSTKAAQDIIMPIFAGASAGSPATSPA; encoded by the coding sequence ATGTCGTTGTCACTAGATCCATATCAATATACACTCAAAAAAACCGTTAGCTGCTGTGGTGTTGGCCTTCATACCGGAAGGACTGTCAACCTCACCATCAAGCCAGCGCCTGCTGACAACGGTATTCGCTTTTTCCGCTCCGATCTTGCGCCAGGCAAGCCCATCAGAGCACACATGGATAAAATAGTCGATACTCGGCTTGCAACAACAATTGGCGAAGAGAACCACACCATCTCTACCACAGAGCACTTGATGGCAGCCCTGCACGGATACGGTATTGATAATGCTGATATCGAAATTGATGCTGGCGAAGTACCTATCATGGATGGCAGCGCGGAACCATTTTTTGCCATAATCAAAAACAGTGGTAAACAGCGACAGGGCAGTCTTCGTAAAATACTCCGCATAACCAGCCCTATTCATTATACAGATGGCGACAAAAAATTAACCATCAGCCCGTTTAACGGCCTGAAGATTACCGGCGAAATTCAGTTTGATGACGAATTTATCCAGACCCAGAAATTTTCAATTGATCTGACGAAGGATAGATTTGACAAAGAAATCGTCAGGGCACGCACTTTTGGCTACGTCGAACAGGTCGAAGAGCTTTGGGCCAATGGCCTTGCCCTTGGAGGCACCCTGGATAACGTTATTGCTATTCACTGGAATCGCAAATCCATCCTCAACGAAGATGGACTTCGCTTCGATAACGAATTTATCAGGCATAAAGTTCTGGATCTGGTCGGTGATATAGCCCTTCTCGGTTGCCCTGTGCTCGGTCATATTGAAGCATACAAAGCTGGTCACACCCAGCACCTGGGTCTCATGCAGGCTATTGTCGACAGCCCCGAATGCTGGGAACTGGTAGAACTCAGCCACAATGGCACTCAGTCCGTGTTCAATGATGTTTTCCATAGCACCAAAGCAGCGCAAGACATCATTATGCCTATTTTCGCCGGTGCAAGCGCTGGCAGTCCAGCCACTTCACCCGCCTGA
- the ndk gene encoding nucleoside-diphosphate kinase, whose product MERTFAIIKPDAFKAGNAGKILARIYAEDFKVVGLKKLFLSKKEAEGFYDVHRGKPFFDELTDFMSSGPCVVMVLEADGAIKKWRDLMGATNPTEAADGTLRKEFGTFVGENATHGSDAPETAAFEIGYFFSGLELL is encoded by the coding sequence ATGGAACGAACATTTGCAATCATTAAGCCCGATGCATTCAAGGCGGGTAATGCAGGAAAGATTCTGGCCAGAATTTACGCAGAGGATTTCAAAGTTGTTGGACTGAAAAAGTTGTTTTTGAGTAAAAAGGAAGCGGAAGGCTTTTATGATGTTCACCGGGGCAAACCGTTTTTCGATGAGCTTACAGATTTTATGAGCAGTGGACCGTGTGTCGTGATGGTACTGGAAGCTGATGGAGCTATCAAAAAGTGGCGTGATCTGATGGGTGCTACCAACCCGACAGAGGCTGCTGACGGTACACTTCGTAAGGAGTTTGGAACCTTCGTTGGTGAGAACGCCACCCATGGCTCAGACGCTCCCGAGACCGCGGCCTTTGAAATCGGATATTTCTTTTCAGGCCTCGAGCTTCTGTAA